The Dyadobacter sp. 676 DNA window GTGTTCCGTCGGAAACTTGCAATTCGTTGGAGTAATATTTGATCAGCTCCTCCGATTTTTCGGAGCCCAGCAGATTGTCGCGCGAGCCTCCGTGTGAAATGCCGGGCTGGAACGAAATCACGGGATAAATGAGGATCGAAAAGTTCGGTTTGCCGTCGGCGGAGGCTTTTTCACCCATATTATAATGCGTGGACAGCGTCGCGGCGAGGTGCCCGCCCGCTGAAAAGCCCATCACACCGATCTTGTTCGCATCAATGCCCCATTTGGAAGCGTTCTGGCGGATAAGTTTCATTCCCTGCATCGCATCCATCAGGGGTACTTCATGCTGGTGCACCATGCCCTTTTCATTCGGGAGCCGATATTTCAGGACAAAAGCCGAAATGCCGAGCTCATTGAACCATTTGGCAAAATCACTGCCTTCGTGCGATGCGGCAAGTATGCCGTAACCACCGCCGGGACAGATCATCACCGCTGCGCCGGTGGCTTTTTCTTTCGGGGCGATATAGGCGGTCATGGTCGGGACCGTAACGCCGCTGATCCGCAGGATGCCCTGCGCGTCGGTTACCGACTTTTCCTCGATATCGCTTTTTTTGAAATTAGGGACTTTGCCTTCCGGCCAGAGGTTAATGGTTTCTGTTTGTGCCATAGATGGACTTGATAATGCGAACAGGCTCAAAACGGTAAGGATACGTGCGCTTTTTTTCATTGATTCTCCAATCTTTTTTCATCGAAAAGACGTCGTCGGACGCGTTATACCCTCAATTTTCCGTGCTCCGTTGTTTTGCGATTTGCATGAAACGGTCGCCGGTCTGCATTGCATGTGCCGGATATCAGGGCTTTGGCGGGTTAATCATGATATGTGCACGGTGGGTACCGGGGTCCATAATCCACGGCATTCCCGGTACGTCCGGTTTGAGCGGGAGACCGGTGCTTTCCGCCGTAGCGAACGGAATATAAACCACATAACGCAGGTAACCGTTTTTGAGGGAACCGGTAGTAACGTCATAGTTGTCTTTCGTTCCCGACAACACGTACAGGGTCGATGACTGCTTCGGCATTTTCAGCTTGCCTTCTTTAACCTCCTTTTCACGGATGTCGAAAATTTCCTTGGCATTCTTACCTTCTTTTGCCAGCACACGGCCGCGTTCCATGAACGGGTCCAGCTCGGCGAAATAGCACGACACGCTGATGTCCTCCTTTTTCGGATCGTCGGCCAGGCAGACGAAGTCGTTACTGCCCTCGCGCAGCACCTTGAATGTGCCGTCCGAAGCGTACCCGTAGACTTTCGCGCCCGCCTGTTTATCGGAAGGTGCGGCTAAAACGGCGGTCTTGATCTGAACTTCCGCCGACGGGATGTTTTGAGCTGAAATTTCGGTTGCCAGGCAAAGGGCGAGGCAGGAAAAAAAAGTCGTTTTCATGATAGTAAATATAAGTCGGTGGTCTCTTATACACGTAATTAAATTATTATTGTTAAAATGACACGTTTAAGCCGTCGATCCGGGTTAACGCTTTCTGATTCAAGGCCGATAAACGCCCGATTTACCCTATGAATTTCAAAAAATCGCTTATCCTCTTTCCGGCCGGCTGCCTGCTGGCAGGTTTGATGGTCGCCTCCTACCAGCGTTCAAACCCGAGCACGATCGATGGCGCGAGGGTCGATACCCTTTACAAAGATCTGACCGACGTGCAAAAACGCTCGTCGAAGTATGCGGTGGCTGGTCTTACAGTCGCGGATGGCCTGGAAGCGACGCTTTTTGCTTCGGAACCGGCGATCACAAACCCGACCAATATCGATGTCGATCATCTGGGCCGTGTTTGGGTGTGCGAGGCTTACAACTACCGGCCCAAGATCAATGGTAACCCGACCAAAAATGAAGGCGACCGCATTGTCGTGCTGGAAGATACGAATGGCGATGGCAAGTCCGACAAATCAACGGTGTTTTATCAGGGAGCGGAGATCAATGCGCCGCTGGGCGTGTGGGTAATGGGGAACAAAGTGATTGTTTCGCAAAGCCCTTACGTATGGCTCTTTACGGACGAAGACGGCGACTTGAAAGCCGATAAAAAAGAAGTGATTTTCGAAGGTATCGGCGGCGACCAGCACGACCATGGAATGCACGCATTCGTATTCGGACCGGATGGTAAGTTGTATTTCAATTTTGGAAACGAAGGGGAGCAATTGCTGGATGGGAAAGGCAAACCTGTCGCAGGAAAGGATGGGAAGCCCATCGATTTCTCGAAGTTGAGACAGGGGATGGTGTTCCGCTGCGATCCCGATTTTACCAATATCGAAGTGCTGGGGAACAACTTCCGTAACAATTTTGAGGTCGCAGTCGATAGTTACGGCACAATGTGGCAGTCGGATAACGACGACGATGGCAACAAGGGGGTACGCATCAATTACGTAATGCAATATGGCAATTACGGGTACACCGACGAGATGACCGGTGCCGGCTGGCGTGCCAACCGCACCAATATGGAGGACTCGATCCCATACCGCCACTGGCACCTGAACGACCCCGGCGTGGTACCCAATTTGCTGCAAACCGGTTCGGGATCGCCTACGGGAATGGTGGTATATGAAGGAAAACTGCTGCCTAAGGAGTTTTGGGGCCAGATGATCCACTGTGAACCTGGCCATAACGTGGTGCGCTCGTACCCGGTTGAAAAGGCAGGAGCAGGTTACACCGCCAGGATCGTCAATATTGTCGACGGCAAGCGTGACCAGTGGTTCCGTCCTTCCGACGTGTGCGTCGCGCCGGATGGTTCCCTTCTGGTTTCCGACTGGTACGACCCTGCCGTGGGTGGGCATCAGGCGGGTGACCAGGGTAAAGGCCGCATTTACCGCGTAGCACCCGTCAATGCGCCATACCGCATTCCAGAAGCTGATTTTGTGACAGTTGCAGGAGCTATCGAGGCATTGCAAAGTCCGAATCTCTCTGTCCGTTACCATGCGTGGAACGCATTGAACGACCTGGGCCCGAAAGCCGGTCCGGCGCTCGAAAAGCTTTTTGCCAACAAGAATGCCGAGCCCCGTATGCGTGCCCGTGCGCTTTGGCTGCTTAGCAAATGGCCATTTACCGCAAAGAAAACCGTCGGTCTGGCTATCAGGGACGCGAACGCAGATATCCGCATTGCGGGCCTACGTGCTGCCGGTGAATCAAAGCATTTGGATGTAATCTCTTATATTAAAACGTTATCCAAAGATCCCGACGCACAAGTACGCCGAGAATGTGCATTGTTGCTACACCATAATCCTTCACCGGAGGCGCCCGCATTATGGGCTACGCTTGCGCAGCAATACGACGGCAAAGACCGCTGGTACCTCGAAGCACTGGGCATCGGCGCCGATGCCCAATGGGACCCGTTCTTCAACGCATGGCTGGAAAAAGCCGGCGCCAATCCGATTGCTACACAGGCAGGCAAGGACATTGTGTGGCGTTCGCGGGGAAAAGAATCGGTCCGGTTGCTCGCTTCTCTTGCGGGCGACCCGACAGTTGACCTGAAAAACCGTCTGCGGTATTTCCGTGCATTTGATTTTAATTCGGCCGGTCGCGAAAAGTCGCTGGCATTGCTGAAACTCATGAACGGCTCCGGCCCCGACCAAGGCAAGGTGAACGAGCTGGCTATGCGGCACCTCGAACCGGCATTTGTAAAGCAGAATCCGGAAGCAATGGCCGCATTGAAAAAAATGCTCGACGCCACCTATGGCACTCCTTCTTACCTCGAACTGGTTGGGAAATACGAACTGGTATCCGAAAATCCGCGGCTTCTGGCATTGGTACAGCAGCAACCGACCAACCGCATCGGATCGGGTGCGGCGTCGCAACTCATCAAGCAGGGCGGCACGCCGCTGCTTTGGAATGTGGTAAAGGGAGCGGATCAAAGCAAAACCGCAAGCGTTCTGACCGCCCTTAGGCCGGTTAACAGCAAAGAGGCGCTGGATATATTGAAAACCGTGGCCAGCGGCGATAATTATGCGGAAGATCTCCGGATAATTGCTGCCAA harbors:
- a CDS encoding alpha/beta hydrolase → MAQTETINLWPEGKVPNFKKSDIEEKSVTDAQGILRISGVTVPTMTAYIAPKEKATGAAVMICPGGGYGILAASHEGSDFAKWFNELGISAFVLKYRLPNEKGMVHQHEVPLMDAMQGMKLIRQNASKWGIDANKIGVMGFSAGGHLAATLSTHYNMGEKASADGKPNFSILIYPVISFQPGISHGGSRDNLLGSEKSEELIKYYSNELQVSDGTPPAFLVHAMDDTGVPVENSIEYYLALKKKKIPAEMHLYPKGGHGYGMRTEGKGSLANWPAAMEGWLKAMGYEKN
- a CDS encoding PVC-type heme-binding CxxCH protein; the encoded protein is MNFKKSLILFPAGCLLAGLMVASYQRSNPSTIDGARVDTLYKDLTDVQKRSSKYAVAGLTVADGLEATLFASEPAITNPTNIDVDHLGRVWVCEAYNYRPKINGNPTKNEGDRIVVLEDTNGDGKSDKSTVFYQGAEINAPLGVWVMGNKVIVSQSPYVWLFTDEDGDLKADKKEVIFEGIGGDQHDHGMHAFVFGPDGKLYFNFGNEGEQLLDGKGKPVAGKDGKPIDFSKLRQGMVFRCDPDFTNIEVLGNNFRNNFEVAVDSYGTMWQSDNDDDGNKGVRINYVMQYGNYGYTDEMTGAGWRANRTNMEDSIPYRHWHLNDPGVVPNLLQTGSGSPTGMVVYEGKLLPKEFWGQMIHCEPGHNVVRSYPVEKAGAGYTARIVNIVDGKRDQWFRPSDVCVAPDGSLLVSDWYDPAVGGHQAGDQGKGRIYRVAPVNAPYRIPEADFVTVAGAIEALQSPNLSVRYHAWNALNDLGPKAGPALEKLFANKNAEPRMRARALWLLSKWPFTAKKTVGLAIRDANADIRIAGLRAAGESKHLDVISYIKTLSKDPDAQVRRECALLLHHNPSPEAPALWATLAQQYDGKDRWYLEALGIGADAQWDPFFNAWLEKAGANPIATQAGKDIVWRSRGKESVRLLASLAGDPTVDLKNRLRYFRAFDFNSAGREKSLALLKLMNGSGPDQGKVNELAMRHLEPAFVKQNPEAMAALKKMLDATYGTPSYLELVGKYELVSENPRLLALVQQQPTNRIGSGAASQLIKQGGTPLLWNVVKGADQSKTASVLTALRPVNSKEALDILKTVASGDNYAEDLRIIAAKSLGGTMSGEDLVLVLLKEGKLNGEVKIAAVQGLNGAWRKSVKLEAAKYLDGATVAAKKHPEIKDLVNMKGDALKGKQVFTSYCSVCHQVNGEGMDFGPKLSEIGSKLPKEAQYAAIFDPSAGIGFGYEGFEVTLKDGTTVSGIVSSKTETDLILKFPGGSTQEYKMSQVKSIKQLKDSMMPSGLQDAMSTEELVSLVDYLSNLKKK